One region of Nycticebus coucang isolate mNycCou1 chromosome 10, mNycCou1.pri, whole genome shotgun sequence genomic DNA includes:
- the SELENOW gene encoding selenoprotein W — MGLQVQVIYCGAUGYKSKYLQLKKKLEDEFPGCLDICGEGTPQATGFFEVMVAGKLVHSKKGGDGYVDTESKFLKLVAAIKTALARG; from the exons ATGGGTCTCCAGGTCCAAGTTATTTATTG TGGAGCTTGAGGCTACAAGTCCAAG TATCTTCAGCTCAAGAAGAAGTTAGAAGATGAGTTCCCTGGGTGCCTGGACATT TGCGGCGAGGGAACTCCTCAGGCCACTGGGTTCTTCGAAGTGATGGTAGCAGGGAAGTTGGTTCACTCCAAGAAG GGAGGTGATGGCTACGTGGACACAGAGAGCAAATTTCTGAAACTGGTGGCTGCCATCAAAACCGCCTTGGCTCGGGGCTAA